In one window of Rhinopithecus roxellana isolate Shanxi Qingling chromosome 15, ASM756505v1, whole genome shotgun sequence DNA:
- the CD151 gene encoding CD151 antigen isoform X1, protein MGEFNEKKTTCGTVCLKYLLFTYNCCFWLAGLAVMAVGIWTLALKSDYISLLASGTYLATAYILVVAGAVVMVTGVLGCCATFKERRNLLRLYFILLLIIFLLEIIAGVLAYVYYQQLNTELKENLKDTMAKRYHQPGHEAVTSAVDQLQQEFHCCGSNNSQDWRDSEWIRSGEAGGRVVPDSCCKTVVASCGQRDHASNIYKVEGGCITKLETFIQEHLRVIGAVGTGIACVQVFGMIFTCCLYRSLKLEHY, encoded by the exons aTGGGTGAGTTCAACGAGAAGAAGACAACATGTGGCACCGTTTGCCTCAAGTACCTGCTGTTTACCTACAACTGCTGCTTCTGG CTGGCTGGCCTGGCTGTCATGGCAGTGGGCATCTGGACGCTGGCCCTCAAGAGTGACTACATCAGCCTCCTGGCTTCGGGCACCTACCTGGCCACAGCCTACATCctggtggtggcgggcgccgtcGTCATGGTGACTGGGGTTTTGGGCTGCTGTGCCACCTTCAAGGAGCGTCGGAACCTGTTGCGCCTG TACTTCATCCTGCTCCTCATCATCTTTCTGCTGGAGATCATCGCTGGTGTCCTCGCCTATGTCTACTACCAGCAG CTGAACACAGAGCTCAAGGAGAACCTGAAGGACACCATGGCCAAGCGCTACCACCAGCCGGGCCACGAGGCCGTGACCAGCGCTGTGGACCAGCTGCAgcaggag TTCCACTGCTGTGGCAGCAACAACTCACAGGACTGGCGGGACAGTGAGTGGATCCGCTCAGGGGAGGCCGGTGGCCGCGTGGTCCCCGACAGCTGCTGCAAGACGGTGGTGGCCAGTTGTGGGCAGCGGGACCATGCCTCCAACATCTAcaaggtggag GGCGGCTGCATCACCAAGTTGGAGACCTTCATCCAGGAGCACCTCAGGGTCATTGGGGCTGTGGGGACCGGCATTGCCTGTGTGCAG GTCTTTGGCATGATCTTCACATGCTGCCTGTACAGGAGCCTCAAGCTGGAGCACTACTGA
- the CD151 gene encoding CD151 antigen isoform X2 produces the protein MGEFNEKKTTCGTVCLKYLLFTYNCCFWLAGLAVMAVGIWTLALKSDYISLLASGTYLATAYILVVAGAVVMVTGVLGCCATFKERRNLLRLLNTELKENLKDTMAKRYHQPGHEAVTSAVDQLQQEFHCCGSNNSQDWRDSEWIRSGEAGGRVVPDSCCKTVVASCGQRDHASNIYKVEGGCITKLETFIQEHLRVIGAVGTGIACVQVFGMIFTCCLYRSLKLEHY, from the exons aTGGGTGAGTTCAACGAGAAGAAGACAACATGTGGCACCGTTTGCCTCAAGTACCTGCTGTTTACCTACAACTGCTGCTTCTGG CTGGCTGGCCTGGCTGTCATGGCAGTGGGCATCTGGACGCTGGCCCTCAAGAGTGACTACATCAGCCTCCTGGCTTCGGGCACCTACCTGGCCACAGCCTACATCctggtggtggcgggcgccgtcGTCATGGTGACTGGGGTTTTGGGCTGCTGTGCCACCTTCAAGGAGCGTCGGAACCTGTTGCGCCTG CTGAACACAGAGCTCAAGGAGAACCTGAAGGACACCATGGCCAAGCGCTACCACCAGCCGGGCCACGAGGCCGTGACCAGCGCTGTGGACCAGCTGCAgcaggag TTCCACTGCTGTGGCAGCAACAACTCACAGGACTGGCGGGACAGTGAGTGGATCCGCTCAGGGGAGGCCGGTGGCCGCGTGGTCCCCGACAGCTGCTGCAAGACGGTGGTGGCCAGTTGTGGGCAGCGGGACCATGCCTCCAACATCTAcaaggtggag GGCGGCTGCATCACCAAGTTGGAGACCTTCATCCAGGAGCACCTCAGGGTCATTGGGGCTGTGGGGACCGGCATTGCCTGTGTGCAG GTCTTTGGCATGATCTTCACATGCTGCCTGTACAGGAGCCTCAAGCTGGAGCACTACTGA
- the POLR2L gene encoding DNA-directed RNA polymerases I, II, and III subunit RPABC5 has product MNGRGSGEPAEPVPPRQWTRPGRGLGEFFPCGRTGPGSLGRAAAMIIPVRCFTCGKIVGNKWEAYLGLLQAEYTEGDALDALGLKRYCCRRMLLAHVDLIEKLLNYAPLEK; this is encoded by the exons ATGAACGGCCGGGGCAGCGGAGAACCAGCAGAGCCGGTCCCCCCGCGACAGTGGACGCGCCCGGGGCGGGGCCTGGGGGAGTTCTTCCCGTGCGGCCGGACCGGGCCGGGCAGTCTGGGACGCGCCGCCGCCATGATCATTCCTGTGCGGTGTTTCACTTGCGGCAAGATCGTCGGCAACAAATGGGAGGCCTACCTGGGGCTGCTGCAGGCCGAGTACACTGAGGG GGATGCGCTGGACGCCCTGGGCCTGAAGCGCTACTGCTGCCGCCGGATGCTGCTGGCCCACGTGGACCTGATCGAGAAGCTGCTCAATTATGCACCCCTGGAGAAGTGA